A single Desulfovibrio gilichinskyi DNA region contains:
- a CDS encoding ribbon-helix-helix protein: MAKEQTVFSMRMDKDLHKRIKIFSAEQEMTIKDMFIECMEKRMAEAKKKEKEEK; encoded by the coding sequence ATGGCAAAAGAACAAACTGTATTTTCAATGCGTATGGACAAAGACCTACACAAACGCATCAAAATCTTTTCCGCAGAGCAGGAAATGACCATTAAAGACATGTTCATTGAATGTATGGAAAAGCGAATGGCAGAGGCAAAGAAGAAAGAAAAAGAAGAAAAGTAG
- a CDS encoding Rha family transcriptional regulator, whose product MAEKNLANSHTSDNSSVVSSPTLAIADGKPVVSSLTIAEHFGKRHDDVLKKIKQLDIPDDFGLRNFAESSYVNAQNKEMPCYNLTRDGFAYLVMGFTGKKASAWKIRYLEAFNTMEEELLRIQNKTSHNQTIQAISDCLIRDNTVHAFINEACEIASWGRVSKTELYQYYKLFCERNDELAMHRARFFADLYSMLKDVRETRPRIDGHRCRMLLGIAPYPQLDAPSKVPKLPAPKTEPEIYGHSSPKNSIATAKTIIFQNLEQLPRAERQAMLMAYDALIEAEQVLSVEAENE is encoded by the coding sequence ATGGCTGAAAAGAACTTAGCCAATTCACACACTTCTGACAACAGTTCAGTTGTTAGCTCCCCTACGCTTGCTATTGCTGATGGTAAGCCCGTTGTTTCGTCCCTTACGATTGCTGAACATTTTGGCAAACGCCATGATGACGTGCTTAAAAAGATTAAACAGCTCGATATTCCGGATGATTTTGGACTCCGCAATTTTGCGGAGTCCTCTTATGTCAATGCTCAGAACAAAGAAATGCCCTGCTATAACCTCACTCGTGACGGCTTCGCCTATCTGGTCATGGGCTTTACTGGCAAAAAAGCATCCGCATGGAAAATACGTTATCTTGAAGCGTTTAATACAATGGAAGAAGAGCTTCTACGGATTCAGAACAAAACAAGCCACAACCAAACCATACAGGCTATTTCGGATTGCTTGATACGTGACAACACCGTGCATGCATTTATTAATGAAGCGTGCGAAATAGCATCATGGGGCCGAGTTTCAAAAACAGAGCTGTATCAATATTACAAACTGTTTTGCGAACGGAACGACGAACTGGCCATGCACCGTGCACGCTTTTTTGCTGATCTATACTCTATGCTCAAAGACGTAAGAGAAACACGGCCACGCATAGACGGGCATCGTTGCCGTATGCTTTTAGGCATTGCGCCATATCCTCAGCTCGATGCACCATCAAAAGTTCCCAAGCTTCCTGCGCCCAAAACCGAACCAGAGATTTATGGCCATAGCTCCCCGAAAAATTCCATAGCTACGGCAAAAACGATCATATTCCAAAATCTGGAACAACTCCCAAGAGCAGAACGCCAAGCAATGCTAATGGCCTACGATGCCCTTATTGAAGCAGAACAGGTTTTAAGTGTGGAGGCAGAAAATGAATAG